One part of the Sorangiineae bacterium MSr11954 genome encodes these proteins:
- a CDS encoding alkylmercury lyase family protein, with translation MEDRVHHHVIDSFVRRGYPSTAWEIAADLGATSEQVAATLRRLHDGHGLVLHPGSLDVWIAHPFSASPTAVWVAEGERGWWAPCMWCALGVAVLAAPNATIHARIGGEHEPVQIQLHDGAVAEDSSSLGVHFAVPLRDAWANVVHFCSTVLPFRSAADVERWCERHRIAQGAVVPVAQALDLARAWYGHHLDRDWRKWTLQEAQAIFERVGLTGPFFRLPVSDGVY, from the coding sequence GTGGAAGACCGCGTTCATCATCACGTGATCGATTCGTTCGTCCGGCGCGGGTACCCGTCGACCGCGTGGGAGATTGCAGCGGACCTTGGCGCGACCTCGGAGCAAGTGGCGGCGACCCTTCGCCGGCTGCACGATGGCCATGGCCTCGTGCTGCATCCGGGCTCGCTCGACGTGTGGATCGCGCATCCTTTCTCGGCCTCGCCCACGGCGGTGTGGGTCGCGGAGGGCGAGCGCGGCTGGTGGGCCCCGTGCATGTGGTGCGCGCTGGGCGTCGCCGTGCTCGCGGCCCCCAACGCGACCATTCATGCGCGGATCGGCGGCGAGCACGAGCCCGTGCAGATCCAGCTCCACGACGGCGCCGTGGCGGAGGATTCATCGTCGCTCGGCGTGCACTTCGCGGTGCCGCTGCGCGACGCCTGGGCGAATGTCGTTCACTTTTGCTCGACGGTGCTCCCCTTCCGCTCCGCCGCAGACGTGGAACGCTGGTGCGAGCGCCACCGAATCGCCCAAGGCGCGGTGGTGCCCGTCGCGCAAGCGCTCGATCTGGCGCGCGCGTGGTACGGCCATCACCTCGATCGCGACTGGCGCAAGTGGACCCTCCAAGAGGCGCAGGCCATCTTCGAGCGCGTCGGCCTCACCGGCCCGTTCTTTCGTCTGCCGGTGTCCGACGGCGTGTACTGA
- a CDS encoding ATP-binding cassette domain-containing protein — MIITSRLGKSYGGRTLFEEVTLKLNAGSRYGLVGANGSGKTTFLKVLAGDEPATDGSATMPARSRVGVLRQDHFLDDAQIILDLAMMGDASVWTMLQERARIIDHGEGDPARLADLEEALAHADGYTLEARATAILEGLGIPMAAHRRPLSTLSGGFKLRVLLAQVLVGGPDVLLLDEPTNHLDILSIRWLEKFLAAYRGVALVISHDQRFLDNVATHILDVDYETITPYVGNYAAFVAEKEQTRERKEAEIAQAEKEIAHKRAFVERFRYKATKARQAQSRLKQIEKIEVEELKASSRRTPFFRFEPERPSGRDVLSVSQISKAYGTKQVLRDVSLTVRRGEKVGIIGANGLGKSTLLKIVMARLDADGGSVKLGHEAKVGYFPQDHHEMLPDPQVSALDYLWNTCPSEATSYVRGQLGRMLFSGEDVDKRIGMLSGGEAARLVFARVITEKPNVLVLDEPTNHLDLEAIAALVEGLAAFDGTVLFVSHDRHFVSRVATRIVEVTAEGLRDFPGTYDEYLAALGDDHLDADAVVRKTKAAAAEEPRDGGASTNALAWEEQRRRRSQRNALTNRRDRLLAAIAAAEERKKVILALYAEPGFFERTAKDEVDRLERENVELDGKLETLLVEWEQAESELSALGADP; from the coding sequence ATGATCATCACGTCACGACTGGGCAAATCGTACGGGGGGCGCACCCTCTTCGAAGAGGTCACGCTCAAGCTCAACGCCGGATCGCGTTATGGGCTGGTCGGCGCCAACGGCTCGGGGAAGACCACCTTCCTCAAGGTCCTCGCGGGCGACGAGCCGGCCACCGACGGCAGCGCCACCATGCCGGCGCGCTCGCGCGTGGGCGTGCTCCGGCAGGATCACTTCCTGGACGACGCGCAGATCATCCTGGATCTGGCCATGATGGGCGACGCGTCCGTCTGGACGATGCTCCAGGAGCGCGCGCGCATCATCGATCACGGCGAGGGCGATCCCGCGCGCCTGGCCGACTTGGAGGAGGCGCTCGCCCACGCGGATGGCTACACCTTGGAGGCGCGGGCCACCGCCATCCTGGAGGGCCTCGGCATTCCCATGGCGGCGCATCGAAGGCCGCTCTCCACCTTGTCCGGCGGCTTCAAGCTGCGCGTGCTGCTCGCGCAAGTGCTGGTCGGCGGGCCCGACGTGCTTCTCCTCGACGAGCCGACGAACCACCTCGACATCCTCTCGATCCGCTGGCTCGAGAAGTTCCTCGCGGCCTACCGCGGGGTGGCGCTGGTCATTTCGCACGACCAACGTTTCCTCGACAACGTGGCCACCCACATCCTCGACGTCGACTACGAGACCATCACGCCCTACGTCGGCAACTACGCGGCGTTCGTGGCGGAGAAGGAGCAGACGCGCGAGCGAAAAGAAGCGGAGATCGCCCAGGCGGAGAAGGAGATCGCCCACAAGCGCGCCTTCGTCGAGCGATTCCGCTACAAGGCCACCAAGGCGCGGCAAGCGCAGAGTCGCTTGAAGCAAATCGAAAAGATCGAGGTCGAAGAGCTCAAGGCGAGCTCGCGCCGCACGCCCTTTTTTCGCTTCGAGCCCGAGCGCCCCAGCGGCCGCGATGTGCTCTCGGTGAGCCAGATCTCGAAGGCGTACGGGACGAAGCAGGTGCTGCGCGATGTCTCGCTCACGGTGCGGCGCGGCGAGAAGGTGGGCATCATCGGCGCGAACGGGCTCGGGAAGTCCACCTTGCTCAAGATCGTGATGGCGCGGCTGGACGCCGACGGCGGGAGCGTGAAGCTCGGGCACGAGGCGAAGGTCGGTTACTTTCCGCAGGATCATCACGAGATGCTCCCCGATCCCCAGGTGAGCGCGCTCGATTACCTGTGGAACACGTGCCCGTCGGAGGCCACCAGCTATGTTCGCGGGCAGCTCGGGCGGATGCTCTTCTCGGGCGAGGACGTCGACAAGCGCATCGGGATGCTCTCGGGGGGCGAGGCGGCCCGCTTGGTGTTCGCGCGGGTCATCACCGAAAAGCCCAATGTGCTGGTGCTCGACGAGCCGACGAACCACCTCGATCTCGAGGCCATCGCCGCGCTGGTGGAGGGGCTCGCCGCGTTCGATGGGACGGTGCTGTTCGTGTCGCACGATCGCCACTTCGTCTCGCGGGTGGCCACGCGCATCGTGGAGGTCACCGCCGAGGGGCTCCGCGACTTTCCAGGCACCTACGACGAATACCTGGCCGCCCTGGGCGACGATCACTTGGACGCCGACGCCGTCGTTCGCAAGACCAAGGCCGCCGCCGCCGAGGAGCCCCGCGATGGCGGCGCGAGCACCAACGCGCTCGCATGGGAAGAGCAGCGCCGGCGAAGGAGCCAGCGCAACGCGCTCACCAACCGGCGCGACCGTCTGCTCGCGGCCATCGCGGCGGCCGAGGAGCGCAAGAAGGTCATCCTCGCGCTGTACGCGGAGCCGGGATTTTTCGAGCGCACCGCGAAGGACGAGGTGGATCGCTTGGAGCGCGAGAACGTGGAGCTCGATGGGAAGCTCGAAACCTTGCTCGTGGAGTGGGAGCAGGCGGAGAGCGAGCTCTCGGCGCTCGGGGCCGATCCGTGA
- a CDS encoding lipase maturation factor family protein, with protein sequence MKDSRQVHPELHEERARPLVVYDGDCGFCKRWIARFRLRTGTAVDYLPYQEVARSSTGRDEPSKEPYDSHQTEAPPRTSEHLSDTAEDASRPAGTDPRPHIDEDASRSAGPDPLAHIDEDASRSAGTDPLTHIAEDASRSAGTDPLTHIDEDASRSAGTDPLPHIDEDAFRSAVHLVDVDGTVYRGAHAIFRALAHAPGSRWMAMLYAGSPGFARASEAVYAWVAAHRAAASWLTTLFIGRDVRPATLVLTRWIFLRLLGVCAFAAFASLAVQIPGLIGAQGIVPATELPWPHLGNGMRDGTLVGIAWTGAAASALVALDVATGWALLVAWLLYLLLAHVSGPFLSYQWDALLLETCAAALLLAPWRRIRPSLDAARPPGRMALWLLRFLVFKLMFLSGAVKRLSHDPSWRDLTALQFHYWTQPLPTWTSWYVDKLPPWVHTLSARGVFLIELYLPLLIFIPRRGRWLAFIGFVLLQALIAATGNYGFFNLLATALAVLLLDDAQLLAVLSRFAPRLAQKLAPVRESSLLPAAVRAPARRRLSFAAIAATALLVFSAERTWYAVRGWGEEPALFRAVARAVAPLSLVHTYGLFAVMTTSRNEIVVEGSHDGVAWRTYAFKYKPGDPNRAPRFAPLHMPRLDWQMWFFALSEDCSNEIAYIAFAVRLLQGSPAVLDLLERDPFEGNPPRFVRSRLESYRFTTTAERAATGAYWVREPVGDYCSVLERDSLMQEGLP encoded by the coding sequence ATGAAGGACAGTCGACAGGTGCACCCGGAGCTGCACGAGGAGCGCGCGCGACCGCTCGTCGTCTACGACGGCGATTGCGGCTTCTGCAAACGATGGATCGCGCGCTTCCGCCTCCGAACGGGCACGGCCGTGGACTATCTGCCGTACCAAGAGGTGGCTCGGTCGAGCACCGGTCGCGACGAGCCGTCGAAGGAGCCATACGACAGCCATCAGACCGAGGCGCCACCGCGCACGTCCGAACACCTCTCCGACACCGCCGAAGACGCATCTCGCCCTGCCGGCACCGATCCGCGCCCCCACATCGACGAAGACGCATCTCGCTCCGCCGGGCCCGACCCGCTCGCCCATATCGACGAAGACGCGTCTCGCTCCGCCGGCACCGACCCGCTCACCCACATCGCCGAAGACGCGTCTCGCTCCGCCGGCACCGACCCGCTCACCCACATCGACGAAGACGCATCTCGCTCCGCCGGCACCGACCCGCTCCCCCACATCGACGAAGATGCGTTTCGCTCCGCCGTGCACTTGGTGGACGTGGATGGAACGGTTTACCGCGGTGCACACGCCATTTTTCGCGCCCTGGCGCACGCCCCAGGCTCCCGCTGGATGGCCATGCTTTATGCCGGATCACCGGGCTTTGCACGCGCCAGCGAAGCCGTTTACGCGTGGGTCGCCGCGCATCGCGCTGCCGCCTCGTGGCTCACGACGTTGTTCATCGGGCGCGATGTGCGCCCCGCCACCCTCGTCCTCACGCGGTGGATCTTCCTTCGCCTCCTCGGTGTCTGCGCCTTCGCGGCCTTTGCCTCGCTGGCCGTGCAAATTCCAGGTCTCATCGGCGCGCAAGGCATCGTGCCCGCGACCGAGCTCCCATGGCCCCACCTTGGCAACGGGATGCGCGACGGCACGCTCGTCGGCATTGCCTGGACGGGGGCGGCGGCGTCGGCGTTGGTCGCCCTCGATGTGGCCACGGGCTGGGCGTTGCTGGTCGCGTGGCTCCTCTACCTTTTGCTCGCCCACGTCTCGGGGCCCTTCCTCTCGTACCAATGGGACGCGCTCCTCCTCGAGACCTGCGCGGCCGCGCTCCTTCTGGCACCGTGGCGGCGCATTCGCCCCTCGCTCGATGCCGCACGCCCCCCAGGACGTATGGCGCTCTGGCTTTTGCGCTTCCTCGTCTTCAAGCTGATGTTCCTCTCCGGCGCGGTCAAGCGCCTCAGCCACGATCCCAGCTGGCGCGATCTCACGGCCCTGCAGTTCCATTATTGGACGCAGCCGCTCCCCACGTGGACCAGCTGGTACGTGGACAAGCTGCCGCCCTGGGTCCACACGCTCTCGGCGCGCGGGGTGTTCCTCATCGAGCTTTATCTCCCGCTGCTCATCTTCATTCCGCGGCGCGGTCGATGGCTTGCGTTCATCGGATTCGTGCTCCTGCAAGCGCTCATCGCCGCCACCGGCAACTACGGCTTCTTCAACCTGCTCGCCACGGCGCTCGCGGTGCTGCTCCTCGACGACGCACAGCTGCTCGCCGTGCTCTCCCGTTTCGCCCCCCGCCTCGCGCAGAAGCTCGCGCCGGTGCGGGAATCCAGCCTGTTGCCCGCCGCGGTACGCGCCCCCGCGCGAAGGCGCCTGTCATTCGCGGCCATCGCGGCCACGGCGCTCCTCGTTTTCAGCGCGGAGCGCACCTGGTACGCGGTGCGCGGGTGGGGCGAGGAGCCGGCGCTGTTTCGCGCGGTGGCGCGGGCGGTCGCGCCGCTTTCGCTGGTGCACACGTATGGGCTCTTCGCGGTGATGACCACGAGCCGGAACGAGATCGTCGTCGAGGGAAGCCACGATGGTGTGGCGTGGCGCACGTACGCCTTCAAGTACAAGCCGGGCGATCCAAATCGGGCACCGCGCTTTGCGCCGCTGCACATGCCGCGGCTCGATTGGCAGATGTGGTTCTTCGCGCTGTCGGAGGATTGCAGCAACGAGATCGCCTACATCGCCTTTGCCGTGCGGCTGCTCCAGGGCTCCCCCGCCGTCCTCGATCTTTTGGAGCGCGATCCCTTCGAGGGCAACCCGCCGCGGTTCGTGCGCAGCCGCCTCGAATCGTACCGGTTTACGACCACGGCCGAGCGCGCTGCCACCGGCGCGTATTGGGTGCGCGAGCCCGTGGGCGACTATTGTTCCGTGCTCGAGCGGGACAGCTTGATGCAGGAAGGCCTGCCATGA